A window from Chroicocephalus ridibundus chromosome 19, bChrRid1.1, whole genome shotgun sequence encodes these proteins:
- the C19H1orf232 gene encoding uncharacterized protein C1orf232 homolog, with product MTQGFWRLYKAKVLQTLGGAREDGVLQEEGDPPELMEVDEPPTLMEEGPSPVSQLARKVQGVGARGWRTLSSLFTREDEHQLLSPEPCADHPLAASPPEPPPSEKSPGFWDLFATKWQQASGLDKGVSPAEPDESPGEPPGDDGSDLREPEEGAFHWGFLAGKLAEIRNKSAPKGN from the exons ATGACCCAGGGCTTCTGGCGGCTCTACAAGGCCAAAGTGTTGCAGACCCTGGGGGGGGCACGGGAGGAtggggtgctgcaggaggag GGAGACCCCCCTGAGCTGATGGAGGTGGACGAGCCCCCCACACTGATGGAGGAGGGAcccagccccgtgtcccagcTGGcgaggaag GTGCAGGGGGTgggtgcccggggctggcggACGCTTTCGTCCCTCTTCACCCGCGAGGACGAGCACCAGCTGCTCAGCCCAGAGCCCTGCGCAGACCA CCCACTGGCTGCCTCGCCGCCTGAGCCACCCCCCTCGGAGAAATCGCCCGGCTTTTGGGATCTCTTTGCTACGAAGTGGCAGCAGGCGTCAGGGCTGGACAAGGGGGTGTCCCCCGCAGAGCCAGACGAgagccccggggagccgccgggcGACGATGGCAGCGACCTGCGGGAGCCGGAGGAAGGGGCCTTCCACTGGGGCTTCCTGGCCGGCAAACTGGCTGAAATCCGGAATAAAAGTGCCCCCAAGGGTAACTAG
- the ZNF593 gene encoding zinc finger protein 593, whose product MSPRNGRRTGAHRAHSLARQLKTKRRRRDLDEIHGDLQPENAARLLRQEPDPDLPGCAQFYCLHCARYFVDLNSMKEHFRSKVHKKRLKQLREAPYTQEEAERAAGMGSYIPPKKVEVQTQPLEEVSEMEASS is encoded by the exons ATGTCGCCGCGCAATGGCCGCcgcaccggcgcccaccgggcGCACTCGCTGGCCCGGCAGTTGAAGACGAAGCGGCGCCGCCGCGACCTGGACGAGATCCACGGCGACCTGCAGCCCGAGAACGCCGCCCGGCTGCTGCGCCAGGAGCCCGACCCCGACCTGCCGGGCTGTGCCCAGTTCTACTGCCTGCACTGCGC GCGTTACTTCGTGGACCTGAACAGCATGAAGGAGCACTTCAGGTCCAAGGTGCACAAGAAGAG GCTGAAGCAGCTGCGGGAGGCACCGTACACGCAGGAGGAGGCCGAGCGCGCCGCCGGGATGGGCTCCTACATCCCCCCCAAGAAAGTGGAAGTGCAGACCCAGCCGCTGGAGGAAGTCAGCGAGATGGAGGCGTCCAGCTGA